The Funiculus sociatus GB2-C1 sequence GATTGGGTGCTAGCGGCTGATAGGCGAACTGTGAAAACGGCGTTGGGGGTGTTGCTGTCGCCTTCTATGACGTTGGTACCGATGATTCTGAGAGTAGGTGGGGGATTGACAGTAATACTGGCTGTCTCAGCAGCGAAGCTGAAAGGCGTTGCCCCGTCACTGATACTCGCATTCACTCCCGTTGTGCCGCTAGCAAGTCCGTCTGTAGCATCCCAGGCCCGGAAAGTAATGCCGTTTGTAACCGTACCGCTATACTTAGCACCGGGAACAAAGCGGATGCGATCGCTTGCGGTGTCTGTCAAAACTGTGGCATTCGTGGCGGACACCACAAAGTTATTCCAGGTATTCCCATCATCAATGGAGTATTGCCAGGTGCCATTGGTATTATTGACGGCGGTGACGGCAATTCCTTCAACAGCACCTGCGTCTGAGTCGGTAATAGGGTCGCCGTTAGCGCCACTGGCAATTAGGGCAGAAACCAGGGTGCCAGTATTGCTGGCATCACCTTGGCTGATGGTTGTTAGGGTAGGATTCCCCGTGTTGTCCAGTACGGGGGCGCTGTTGTTAGCCGCGACAAAGATATCCTTTTGACCGTTGGTATCACCACTCACTAGAGTGCTGGCATCAGAATGAAACGCTACATAGCGTCCATCGGCTGATAGGGAAGGGGAGTCTGAGTGAGTATTCCCCTGAGTACTGTCATTAGAGAGGGAGAGGCGACTGGTGGTACCTGTCTGTCGGTCGTGGATAAAAATATCCCTTTGACCATTGGTATCGCCACTCACCAAGTTGCTGGCAAGAGAATTAAATGCTACGTAGCGCCCATCAGCGGAAATGGAAGGATTGAGAGAATAGTTATTCCCCTGAGTACCGTCGCTGGCAACTGAGAGACGGCTGGTAGTGTTGGTCTGTTGGTCGTAAACGAAAATATCGGATTGACCGTTGGTATCGCCACTCACCAAGTTGCTGGCACTAGAATAAAACGCCACATAGCGTCCATCAGGTGAGATAGAGGGGCTGCGGGAGGAGTTGTTCCCCTGAGTGCCGTCATTGGCAACCGAGATCCGACGGGTCGTGTTAGTTTCTCGGTCGTGGACAAAAACATCGGAAGTGGTGTTAGTATCGCCACTCACCAAGTTGGTAGCAAAAGAAGCAAAAGCCACATAACGTCCATCGGCGGAGATGATGGGTTCGTAGCAGTAGTTATTCCCCTGAGTGCCGTCGCTGGCAATCGAGACGCGGCTGGTCGTGTTAGTCTCTCGGTCGTGGACGAAAATATCGGATTGACTGTTGGTATCGCCATTCACCAAGTTGCTGGCATTGGAAAAAAACGCTACATAGCGCCCATCGCCGGAGAGAGAGGGGTCGTAAGAGTTACCTCCTTTATAAGTGCCGCCACTGGCAACGGAAACGCGGCTAGTCGTGTTAGTCTCTCGGTCGTAGACGAAAATATCGACACTTCCAGAGGTATCGCCACTCACTAAAGTGCTAGCCTGAGACTCAAACGCTACATAACGTCCGTCCGCGGAGATAAACGGGTCGTAGGAATAGTCATTCCCCTGAGTGCCATTACTGGCAACGGAGACGCGGCTAGTAGTGTTAGTCTCTCGGTCGTAGACGAAAATATCGGAAGTGTTGTTAGTGTCGCCACTCACCAAGCTGCTGGCAGTAGACTGAAACGCCACGTACCGTCCGTCACCGGAAATAGAGGCGTACTCTGAAAAGCCATTCCCTTGAGTGCCGTCACTAGCAACGGAGAGGCGGTTGATGGGAAGAACAGCACCGTAAGCCTCCCTCGCCAACTGCCCAAATGCCAAATCGGCTTTGATGTTTCCAGTGGTGAATTCTAGTTCCCAGTCACCGCCTTTTGCCTCACTACCAGTACGGTTGGTAGAAGCAGCGAAAACTGCTCTTGTCAACTGACTCAACTGTTGCACGAAGGCTTCCCCCACCTGGCCCGCTGCCACATCGCAACCATACAGGAGAATGTCGGCATCAGCTGTCAAGGCACCTGTCCACTGCTCCCAAAAGCTGGTGTACGCTTCCAAGTTGTCAGAATTGACCAGGGTTGACCCCAGTTGCAAATTGCCTTCGCTGCCGTGGGAGACAATATGAACGCTACTGATGTCGGTGCGGTTTGCCAACACCTGTGTAATTTGCACTACTCCATTCTGCAAAGGTCCGAGGATAATTACCTCGGTTTCTGGTTTGACACCAGCAACAAGACTTTGGTAGTCCTCAACTGTAGAGTCAATGAAGACGATTTCTTTTCTTGGGGAAGCTGAGATGAGAGAAGTCACTTCTCTTGAGTTGCCACCACTCTTGGTACCCTTAAAAGTGGGATTTAGTTCTTGATTTTGAGAATAAGAGTTATTCCAGAGATTTCGCATGATTGATTTTCTGGTAGATATCTTGTTTAAACATCAGAATAGGGATCCTTTTGCACTTGCAAAAGTATCAATTGTCAACGCCCTGAATCCAATAAAAACTCAATAAATCCGCCCTTTTAGAGCAATTGATAATATTTATCCCTTGCCTAAATTAACTGGCTCATTTCCTTGGCGTAAACCGAAGCTTTACTGAAATAGCTGAATTATTTAGTAAAGTTTAGGTGAAGATTTGAGATTTTTATCTAAACTGATAAGTGCTTAATTATAAATACTTAGGGTTATTAGTAATTCAAGTTATTGGTAAAGCACTTTTGG is a genomic window containing:
- a CDS encoding DUF4347 domain-containing protein; this translates as MRNLWNNSYSQNQELNPTFKGTKSGGNSREVTSLISASPRKEIVFIDSTVEDYQSLVAGVKPETEVIILGPLQNGVVQITQVLANRTDISSVHIVSHGSEGNLQLGSTLVNSDNLEAYTSFWEQWTGALTADADILLYGCDVAAGQVGEAFVQQLSQLTRAVFAASTNRTGSEAKGGDWELEFTTGNIKADLAFGQLAREAYGAVLPINRLSVASDGTQGNGFSEYASISGDGRYVAFQSTASSLVSGDTNNTSDIFVYDRETNTTSRVSVASNGTQGNDYSYDPFISADGRYVAFESQASTLVSGDTSGSVDIFVYDRETNTTSRVSVASGGTYKGGNSYDPSLSGDGRYVAFFSNASNLVNGDTNSQSDIFVHDRETNTTSRVSIASDGTQGNNYCYEPIISADGRYVAFASFATNLVSGDTNTTSDVFVHDRETNTTRRISVANDGTQGNNSSRSPSISPDGRYVAFYSSASNLVSGDTNGQSDIFVYDQQTNTTSRLSVASDGTQGNNYSLNPSISADGRYVAFNSLASNLVSGDTNGQRDIFIHDRQTGTTSRLSLSNDSTQGNTHSDSPSLSADGRYVAFHSDASTLVSGDTNGQKDIFVAANNSAPVLDNTGNPTLTTISQGDASNTGTLVSALIASGANGDPITDSDAGAVEGIAVTAVNNTNGTWQYSIDDGNTWNNFVVSATNATVLTDTASDRIRFVPGAKYSGTVTNGITFRAWDATDGLASGTTGVNASISDGATPFSFAAETASITVNPPPTLRIIGTNVIEGDSNTPNAVFTVRLSAASTQSVTVNYATVTGSATAGSDYTATSGQLMFAPGETTATISVPILNDSLSEALESFSVNLSNPTNATIATPTGTAMLTDFLVTSVSTTLSAGIENLSLEGDSAISGIGNNSGNLMIGNAANNFLRGKVGNDTLIGGAGNDTLVGNYNNDTLFGGTGNDLLKGGKGADIFVFASPSEGMDTIADFNVAEDTIHVFSDNFGSDLVTGAVITAQQFWLGASASDSSDRFIYNQSTGGLFFDVDGKGGAGQIQIAQVSTGLAMTNNDLFVV